One Salvia miltiorrhiza cultivar Shanhuang (shh) chromosome 6, IMPLAD_Smil_shh, whole genome shotgun sequence genomic window, AAACCCCAGAAGGCAACAAGGCAGTTAAAGCACTTAAGGATGTTTACGCTCATTGGGTTCCTGAAGATCGCATCCTCACCACTAATTTATGGTCAGCAGAACTGTCAAAACTTGCTGCAAATGCATTCTTGGCCCAACGTATCTCGTCAGTGAATGCAATGTCAGCTCTCTGTGAAGCCACTGGAGCAGATGTTTCCCAGGTGGCTTATGCTGTTGGCACAGACTCAAGAATCGGTCCCAAGTTCCTCAACGCCAGTGTTGGTTTTGGTGGTTCCTGCTTCCAGAAGGACATTCTGAACTTAGTTTATATTTGCGAGTGCAATGGTCTCCCTGAGGTTGCAGAATACTGGAAGCAAGTCATCAAGATTAACGACTACCAGAAGAACCGTTTTGTCAACCGACTTGTCTCGTCCATGTTCAACACAGTTGCTAACAAGAAAATCGCCATCCTGGGTTTCGCTTTCAAGAAGGACACAGGTGATACTCGAGAGACTCCTGCTATCGACGTCTGCAAAGGGCTCCTAGGGGACAAGGCCCAACTCAGCATCTACGATCCCCAGGTCACTGACGACCAGATCCAGAGGGACCTCTCGATGAACAAGTTCGACTGGGACCATCCCCTTCACCTCCAGCCAATGAGCCCGACCACAGTGAAGAAAGTGCATACTGTCTGGGACGCCTATGAGGCTACCAAAGATGCACATGCTGTCTGCATTCTGACCGAGTGGGATGAGTTTAAGAAGCTCGATTTCCAGAGGATATATGACAACATGCAGAAACCTGCCTTTGTTTTTGACGGGAGGAACGTTGTGAATGCCGATAAGCTCAGGGAGATTGGTTTCATTGTTTACTCAATCGGCAAGCCACTGGATGCGTGGCTAAAGGACATGCCTGCTGTTGCCTAAATGCCATATCGTTGGAACGGTAAACTACAATTTATTCTTTACTACACTTTTGTTGTCATTTATATATTGGATCTGTGTTGGTTTTTGTCAGTTGCAGTCTGTAGTAAGAACCATCTGAGTATATTCCTATGTGGGCTGAAGTTAGAAGGTTCTCACATTGTATTATTTGATGCTATTACTTACTGTGTCTTTTACTCATCTCTCATATGTGATGTAGGAACTCTTTTCCGCTCATTGTACTTTTATCTTATGTCAAGCCACTGTTCTAATTTTAACGTCATGCTGTTCGCGAATTCTCTATCCATATAGTGCTTCCATGCACttgcatataaatatataaacttttaCTTAATTTTGGTTTTCTATGCATaagttttcattttttatttttatttttttaaacgaCTGACAATTACCTCCAAATTAATGTCAAGGTAGATGCTTAAAATATCTATATGGTTTAAGTGATTAATGTACTAAACGATGTAGTTAGATGTTCATGGCACTTCGGTTAACTATTGTGACATTAATTTGTTATTTCAGCTTGTCATGATGACATTAATTAATTCGTCAAAAATTGAGAATCGTGTTAGAATAATTGAAAGTTCGGATATTTGGAGTTAGAATTTTTAATTCATGTGTGAAATTAGAATTGAgcgaaaatttatatatttatgcacGATTACCCCTTTATAGAATAGTAgatattaaatattttcaacTATTTTATTGGGATTAACTGCATATAAATTACTCCACTTTcaataaattctcattttgcacatgaactttaaattttttattaaaattactctaACTAAATTTTGGGCATGAAACAACGTTATTTTCATCCAATTATACAATACGACGCAAGTTCTATTTTTTCACACAGTCATATTTATGTCACGCAAGCATATTCATGTCAAGCGAATATTATTTATGCCATGTCGACTCGATGAAAATTGGACGaatatgaaaaatgagaaaacattaatagttgagtaattttaataaagattttaaagtttgtgtgcaaaatgagaatttattgaaagtccaataatttatatgcaattaacccattttATTGGTATGAGATTTGGAGCAGTATCGTGTAAATAAGATTGGCAGTATTTTCAAAGAGAAAGATGTAGagatgagaaatgagagaatatTATTGTTTATGGAAAGCTATTAAAGTAAGTGAAGATGGTGGAACGAACGGGATGACTGAAATGCCGCGAGAGAATTGAGATTGAAATGGTAATTCTTATGTTCATTTCATCATCATATGTAGTTGGTATACTTTTATGATTTATTCTGAaaaactagtgtattacccgtcgaaattcgacgggtacatattttttgtaatttatatattttatgttattcttatgataattatataaaataatttttttatgtaaattatttatataattaattaaattaaattaaattagtaatacattttaaattatattaatctcaacaacttttagcaattaaattattaattttgttgagatcataaaaatacccattagttttcatatgaaattttataaaaagttaacgcgtaagaaaaaaaaaagagtagaaatacatataaatttgacataggtatgatggcggattgatttgttgcatttgttgttacaagatttattaattttgttcaattttttttatttattttttttttgccttttgaccataattttataaggagtttgaaaaatcataattgaattgtgagtatcatataatttcgaacttctaaaagcataactaattatgaaaataatctcgcctgatatttaaaagaccataactgatttatcaaacatcgtatcatttggagttttaagaccaaccaagttgtgggcatcatctcgtcgcaaacttAACAGATTATCTTTAACTTCtgagcattatcttgtctgaaacttgaaagagaatcatctcgtctaaaacttgaaagagcatcatctcgtctggagttttgagcatcatctcatctagagtttgagagagcatcatcaaatatgaaattatattcaaccatgactccaattgtcaactatctaacaaacataactctaacaatttagatattttatttatatatgtaattttattagttcaaactctagagagaaaggaaagagaagagatcttaaagcagtaaaagagagaacgtgtgctttatttcatcatcgtaggtatttataggcattacagtcggggtaaagtagtaaattcgtttggtcatctattccgcatgctcgccattaaactaattaaggctattattagattataacttgtcaggtcgttgtcccctaattacagagctggattatgtcctcatcatcccgctctgtctagtagctctggatttccttccttggggcagatttttactctttggctccgctctgctaaaTAGCTCTGCCTTCTAGCGAATTGTCTCTGGCGTGTGGCTCCGCTCTCTGGCTtcaatagcttagctctgactctggatctggcgatttggctctggctctgactctaacgacttag contains:
- the LOC130989020 gene encoding UDP-glucose 6-dehydrogenase 1, with the protein product MVKICCIGAGYVGGPTMAVIALKCPDIEVAVVDISVPRITAWNSDTLPIYEPGLDEVVKQCRGKNLFFSTDVEKHVFEADIVFVSVNTPTKTRGLGAGKAADLTYWESAARMIADVSKSDKIVVEKSTVPVKTAEAIEKILTHNSKGINYQILSNPEFLAEGTAIQDLFNPDRVLIGGRETPEGNKAVKALKDVYAHWVPEDRILTTNLWSAELSKLAANAFLAQRISSVNAMSALCEATGADVSQVAYAVGTDSRIGPKFLNASVGFGGSCFQKDILNLVYICECNGLPEVAEYWKQVIKINDYQKNRFVNRLVSSMFNTVANKKIAILGFAFKKDTGDTRETPAIDVCKGLLGDKAQLSIYDPQVTDDQIQRDLSMNKFDWDHPLHLQPMSPTTVKKVHTVWDAYEATKDAHAVCILTEWDEFKKLDFQRIYDNMQKPAFVFDGRNVVNADKLREIGFIVYSIGKPLDAWLKDMPAVA